TTTCTTCGCGGCGCTCTTCGTCTCGTTCACGCTGCTCGTCTGGCTGATGGATGGAGCCACCGGCAATCCTGACAAGAGCCACTCCTGGGGCCTGCGCTCTGCCTTCCTGACGGGTTGGCTTTTCGGCTTCGGCTATTTCGTCGCCGGGCTATGGTGGCTTGGCAGCGCCCTGCTTGTGGAGGCGGATGAATTTGCCTGGGCGCTTCCGCTGGCGATCCTCGGATTGCCGGCGGTGCTTGCCATCTTCTACGGTCTTGCGACGGTCGTCGCCCGCCTTCTATGGTCAGATGGCTGGGGTCGCCTCGCAGCGCTCGCCGCCGGCTTCGGGTTGGCGGAATGGCTGCGCGGCTTCGTTGCGACCGGGTTTCCGTGGAATGCCATCGGCTATGGCGCGATGCCCATCCCGGTGATGATGCAGTCGGCCCATGTCATCGGCGTGCTTGGCGTCACGACGCTGGCCGTCTTCGTTTTTTCGGCTCCCGCGCTGATCGGCACGCGCAAGGGCATCGTGCCGGGCCTGACGATTGCCGGCCTGCTGTTTGCCGCTCACCTGGGATATGGTGCCTGGCGCCTGCTTTTGCCGCCCGATACCGGTTCGGCAACCAGCCTGAACATCCGGATGGTGCAGCCTGCCATCGACCAGGCGAAGAAGATCGAGAACGTCGAGCGCATCGAGATCTTCAACGAGCATCTTGCGCTATCCGCCAAGCCCCCTGCGCCCGGAAAGCCAAGGCCCGATATCATCGTCTGGCCGGAGACCTCGATACCCTTCATCCTGACCGAAAATCCCGATGCACTGGCCCGTATCGGCGACATGCTGCAGGATGGTCAGGTTCTGATCACGGGGGCGGTCCGTTCGGAGGATCGCGGAGCAGGGCACGCCCCTCGTTATTACAACTCGGTCTACATGATCGACGACAAGGGGCAGATCCTTGCCGCTTCCGACAAGGTGCATCTGACGCCTTTCGGCGAATACGTACCCTATGAGGATATCCTGCGGCGTGTCGGCTTCGACAATGTGATCAGTCTGCCGGGCGGCTTTTCCGCAGCCTCCAGCCGCTCTCCGCTGGCGCTTCCTTCCGGGGTGAGCCTCTATCCGTTGATCTGCTACGAGGTCATTTTCCCGAATGAATGGATGGATGATCTGGGTAAGGCCGGGGTCCTGCTGAACATTACCAATGACGCTTGGTTCGGTTCGACGCCCGGGCCGTATCAGCACTTCCTGCAGGCCCGGATCAGGGCCGTGGAGACCGGTCTCCCCTTGGTTCGGGACGCAAATAATGGCATATCTGCAGTTGTTGACCCCTATGGGCGCATCCTTTCCGGGCTGACGTTGAATTCCCGAGGTGTCATCGATTCAACCATAAGTGTGGAATCGGCGGCTGACGGCAGCAGAAATTTGATAAAAAGCAACTTTTGGTATGTGTTTCTTGGCATTGCATTGGTAGCAATGATTTCACGCGCAGGTTTTGTTTTCGGAAAGAATTGACCGAAAACCCCTAAAATTGCATAGTGCAAATGATCGTAAGTCTCTACGTAAGCTCACTGTTCCGTGATTGCGAATACAACGTGTCGTTATGGCCGTTGGAGTGATAAGGGTTATGGTCGTTATGCCAACATCATCAGGGTCAAGATATGATCGAGAATAAGAAGAAGCCGAACCCGATCGACATCCATGTGGGTAGTCGGATTCGCCTTCGCCGTACAATGCTGGGCATGAGCCAGGAGAAGCTGGGCGAAAGCCTCGGCATCACGTTCCAGCAGATTCAGAAATACGAGAAGGGCACCAACCGTGTCGGCGCGAGCCGTCTGCAGAATATTTCCAGTATTCTCAACGTCCCGGTTTCCTTCTTCTTCGAAGACGCCCCCGGCGAGCAGTCTGCCGGTCCGACGGGCATGGCGGAAGCATCGAGCTCCAACTACGTGGTTGACTTCCTCTCCTCCTCGGAAGGCCTCCAGCTCAACCGAGCCTTCGTCAAGATTTCCGACCCCAAGGTTCGTCGCAAGATCGTGGATCTGGTGAAGGCGCTTGCCGCAGAAGCAGATGCCGACTGAGCTTGACTTCAGTCGTCTTGAAGAGAGCGGCCTTGAGGCCGCTTTTTTTCTGTCCGCGCTATCGGATTGCTCACATAAAGATATATTTATGTCGTTGTGCGCTTGTTTTTCGGCAACGAACTGACTAACAAGAGCATGGCTTGTTCTTTGAGGGGAATCCCGAATGCGCGCTAATTATCTCTTCACCAGTGAATCCGTTTCCGAAGGTCATCCGGACAAGGTCTGCGACCGTATCTCCGATGAAATCGTGGACCTCGTTTATCGCGAAGCCGCCAAGACCGGCGTCGATCCCTGGACCGTCCGTATCGCATGCGAGACCCTGGCAACCACCAATCGCGTGGTGATCGCCGGCGAAGTCCGCCTGCCGGTCAGCCTTCTGAAGAAGGACAAGGACGGTTCCGTGGCCAAGGACGCCTATGGCGATCCGGCGGTGAACCCGGCGAAGTTCAAGGCCGCTGCGCGCAAGGCCATCAAGGATATCGGTTACGAACAGGACCGGTTCCACTGGAAGAAGGTGAAGATCGACGTTCTGCTGCATGCGCAGTCGGCCGATATCGCCCAGGGCGTCGACAAGGCTGCCGACCACGGCAACAGCGAAGGCGCTGGCGACCAGGGCATCATGTTCGGTTACGCCTGCCGCGAAACCCCGGACCTCATGCCGGCTCCGATCTATTATTCGCACAAGATCCTTCAGCTTCTCGCCGCCGCCCGCAAGAAGGGTGAGGGTGACGCCGGCAAGCTCGGCCCTGACGCCAAGAGCCAGGTGACCGTGCGCTATGTCGACGGCAAGCCGTCGGAAGTCGACTCGATCGTTCTCTCCACCCAGCATCTCGACGAAAGCTGGGATTCGGCCAAGGTTCGTTCGGTTGTCGAGCCCTACATCCGCGAAGCTCTCGGCGACCTCAAGATCGCCGACGATTGCAAATGGTACGTCAATCCGACCGGCAAGTTCGTCATCGGCGGCCCGGATGGTGACGCTGGCCTCACCGGTCGCAAGATCATCGTCGACACCTATGGTGGCGCGGCTCCCCACGGCGGCGGTGCATTCTCGGGCAAGGACACCACCAAGGTCGACCGTTCCGCTGCTTACGCTGCGCGTTACCTTGCGAAGAACGTCGTGGCTGCCGGCCTTGCCGATCGTTGCACCATCCAGATTTCCTATGCCATCGGCGTTGCCCAGCCGCTGTCGATCTATGTCGACCTGCATGGCACCGGCAAGGTAACGGAAGACGCGGTCGAAGCCGCCATCCGCAAGACCATGGACCTGTCGCCGAGCGGCATCCGCCGTCATCTCGACCTGAACCGCCCGATCTATGCCAAGACATCGGCCTATGGTCACTTCGGCCGCAAGGCGGGTCGCGATGGTTCCTTCTCCTGGGAGCGCCTCGACCTCGTCAAGCCGCTCAAGGACGCCATCAAGGGTTGATCCTGGAATGACGCCGACCGAACGACGCAGCCGCGCGACCGAAGCCTTTTTCGGTCGCCGCAAGGGAAAACCTCTCCGCGAGCTTCAGGTCGAGCGCATGACGCACCTGCTGCCGGAACTCCGTGTCGAGCCACAGGGCCCGGCGCTGGAGAATCTGGCTGATCTCTTTCCGACGCAGGTCGAGCGGCTGCGTCTGGAAATCGGTTTCGGCGGCGGTGAGCACCTCGTGCATCGCGCCGGCGAAAACCCTCAGACCGGTTTTATCGGTGTCGAACCTTTCGTGAATTCCATGGCCAAGCTTCTGGCCGAGGTCGAGGCGAAGGAACTCCGCAATATCCGCGTCTATGACGATGATGCGACGCAATTGCTGGACTGGCTGCCGGCAGCATCGTTAGATCAGATCGATCTGCTTTATCCCGATCCCTGGCCGAAGAAGAAGCACTGGAAGCGCCGGTTCGTTTCCCAGGTGAACCTTGACCGGTTTCATCGCGTGCTGAAGCCAGGCGGGCTGTTCTGCTTCGCCTCGGATATCGATACCTATGTCAACTGGACGTTGATCCATTGCCGGGATCACGGCGGTTTTGCCTGGACGGCGCGCAATCGCGCCGACTGGATCACGCCTTTTGCCGGATGGCCCGGCACGCGTTACGAGGCGAAAGCCAAGCGTGAAGGCCGGTCCTCGGCCTATCTCACTTTCCGCAAAATCTGACGATCAGTGCAGGCTGACCGTTTTCAGGTCGTCCTCGGCCGCCTTGTAGAAGGTGCTTGACCGATTGTCGGTCAGCAGAATCGGCGTGCCATCGGCACCGAACAGGGCCCAAAGGTCGAGGCTGGGGTCGATATCAGGAGCTTCGGGAAAGCAGCGCGTCACTTCTTCGGAGCGCATTTTTCTGATGTAACCGACCTCACCGGAGCCCAGATGGGCAAGTTCGTTCTGGGTCAGTCGTGCGTTTGCTTCTCTCAATAACATTCCCGTTCCTCCACCGAATGAGGGAGCTACGGCACTTCGGCCGTTAGGCTCTATACTGAAGCGGAAATGTTAATTTTCCTTTCCTCCTGTGCCCGTTCGGGACGGATGAGGTAGATCGAAAGCAGCCCGTTACGCAGATGCGCGCGCTCCACATCCATGCCTTCATCGAGCAGAAAAAGGCGCTGAAACTGCCGTGCGGCGATCCCCCGGAAGAGAAAGATCGTCTCCTCCCGATCGGCGTGCCGTCCGCGAATGAGAAGCTCCCGTCCCTGCTGGATGATCTCCAGCTCTTCCTCGGAAAAGCCTGCAACAGCGAGCGTGATGCGCAGCCGTTCGGTCGTATCGGCGGATGGGTCGAGCAAGCGTTCGATGTTGAACGGAGGATAGCCTTCGCCGGCGCGCCCATTTCTGGGGCCGGTTCGATGCACCGTTTCGAAGCCTACGGGCAGGGCCTGGTCGGGTGGTCTCGTGCGGCTCATCGTGATCCTTCAACGGCGGCATCGGGGTAGTCTTCCGCCAATACGGTTTCGCTGGTTTATATGGGATCGCCTTCCCCTGCGTGCAAGCCGGCTTACCCTTGACAAAGGCCAATGCCGGGCGCATCTGGCCGACCTTGGAAATCAGGACGAAGACATGACCGAACGCAGAAAGATCATCATAGACACGGACCCCGGCCAGGACGACGCTGCCGCGCTGTTTCTTGCCTTCGCAAGCGGCGAGGAACTGGAGGTTCTCGGCATCACCACCGTCGCGGGCAATGTTCCGCTGCGGCTGACGAGCCGCAATGCGCGCATCATCTGCGAGCTTTGCGGACGCACGGACGTCCCGGTCTATGAAGGCGCTGACCGCCCGATCGAGCGCAAGCTGGTGACCGCCGAGCACGTACACGGCAAGACCGGCCTTGATGGCGCCGAACTCGCCGAGCCGACCATGACGGTTCAGCCGCAGCATGCCGTGGACTTCATCGTCGAGACGCTGCGCCGCGAACCCGCTGGAAGCGTTACCCTATGCACCCTCGGCCCTCTGACGAACGTCGCTCTCGCCTTGAAGAAGGCTCCCGACATCGCGCCACGCGTTCGCGAACTGGTGATGATGGGTGGCGGCTTCTTCGAAGGTGGCAACATCACCCCCGCTGCCGAGTTCAACATCTATGTGGACCCCCAGGCGGTCGAACTTGTGTTCGGCGCCGGGATCCCGATAGTCATGATGCCGCTGGACGTGACCCACCAGCTCCTGACGACCAAGGCGCGCGTAGCAAGAATCGCTGCGATCGCCAGCCGCCCCGCGCAGGTCATGGTGGAATGGCTGCAGTTCTTCGAGCGCTTCGATGAAGAGAAATACGGCTCCGATGGCGGCCCGCTGCATGACCCGACGGTCATCGCCTACCTGCTCAAGCCGGAACTCTTCTCCGGGCGCCGCTGCAATGTCGAGATCGAGACCCAGTCTGAACTGACCATGGGGATGACCGTGGTCGACTGGTGGAGGGTTTCCGGTCGAGAGCCAAACGTTCAGGTCATGCGCAACGTCGATGCCGACGGTTTTTTCGACCTGCTGATCGAACGGTTCGCCCGCCTCTGATCCACACCGTTACCAACAATGGAAAAGGGCCGCCGAATTGCTTCGGCGGCCCTTGTCGTTCTTGGGTTATTTCCCTCAGAATTCCTGCCAGTCGTCGGCAGCTGCAGCGACTGCCGCATTGCCGGAAGCTGCGCGCCGCGGCGTGGCCTTGTAGGCCGGAGCCGGGGAAGCGGCCGGACGCTGCACCGGTGCGCGCATCGTCTGGACCGCGGCCTGCAGGGCCGCGACAGGGTTCTGCACACCCGAGACCGAGAAGCGGGAGACCAGCGTCTTCAGGTTTTCCGACTCGTTCTTCAGGGTCATGCTGGCAGCCGTGGTTTCCTCGACCATCGCGGCGTTCTGCTGGGTCACCTGGTCCATCTGGTTGACGGCCGAGTTGATCTCCTTGAGGCCCGAAGCCTGTTCGCTGGCCGAAGCCGAGATCTGGCGGATCAGGTCGTTGATCTGCATGACCTGTTCGGCGATCTTGTGCAGCGTCTGGCCGGCCTGACCGACGAGTTCCACGCCGTCCTTGACCTGCGCGCCGGAGGTGTTGATCAGCGTCTTGATCTCCTTAGCGGCGTTGGCGGATCGCTGGGCGAGCTCGCGAACTTCCTGAGCGACGACCGCAAAGCCCTTGCCGGCTTCGCCCGCACGCGCTGCCTCGACGCCGGCGTTGAGCGCCAGAAGGTTGGTCTGGAAGGCGATTTCGTCGATCACGCCGATGATGCGCGAGATTTCCTGAGAGGACTGGGCTATGCCATGCATGGAGGCAACGGCCTTCTGCACCACTTCGCCGGATTTCTCTGCATCCTGGCAGGCAAGGTTGACCGTGGTCGCCGCCGTGTTGGCATTGTCGGCGCTGGCGTTGACCTGCTCGGTAAGCTCGTTGAGCGCCGCTGCGGTTTCTTCCAGACTTGCCGCCTGCTGTTCGGTGCGCTTCGAAAGATCGGCTGCGCTGTCGGCGATTTCGCCGGAGCCGGAGCCGATATTGACCACGCTGGCATTGACCGCATCGATCGTGCCTTCGAGGCTTGCCAGCGCCGCATTGAAGTCGCGCTTCAGGCCGGCATATTCGCCGGGGAAGTCGTCGGAGATGCGGTATCCGAGGTTGCCCTGCGAAAGCTGGGAAAGACCGGTGCCGAGAACGGCGACCACATGCTGCTGGACATTTGCTGTTTCGCTGCGCTCCTGTTCGGAACGACGGCGTTCATCATCGGCTGCATTGCGATGACGTTCGGCCTCGGCGGCAACGGTGCGGCTGTCGGCGAGACGATGGCGGAAGCCTTCGAGCGCCTTGGCAACCAGCCCGAGTTCGTCGGCGCGGTCCTGGCCGTTCACGGCGGTGTTGTATTCGCCCTGGCTCAGGCGGTCGACGTCGGCGACCAGGCTATGGAGCGGCTTCTGGGCGAAGGTACGCACTGCGAAGAACAGGGCGGTCATGACGGCGCCGAGCACGAGGAGGCCGGCAAGGATCATGGTGAAGGTCTGGGCTTCCACGGCGGCGCCGGTCGCGCTGTGCGGAATATCGATGATGACGGCCCAGTTGGTGTTCACGCCCGGAACGGCGAACGGATAGATGAGGCGGTCGAAACCTTCCTGTCCTTCAGCCTGAAGGTTGGAAAGAAGCTCCGACTTGTTGGAGGAAAGGGCGGCCTTGAGAGCGTCGGCACCGGTACCTTCATAAGGCTTCATCATCAGGTCGTCCGAAGGCGCAACCAGCCACTGACCCGCCTGGGCGACCAGCAGGACGCGGCCCGTTTCGAAGGGACGAAGTGCCTTGAGCTTTTCGGAAAGCGACGACAGCGAAATGTCGACGCCGGTGACGCCGATCAGCTTGTCGCCGGAGAATACCGGATAGCCGATGGAAGTCATCGCGACCGGGATGTCGGTGTCCTGCGTCATGTAGGGAGCGGTGATCGCGCCCTTGCCGCTTGCCTTGGCCAGCGCATACCATTCCGCGCTGTAATCGTTCTTGAAGGTCGAGAACTGGATCTTGCCGTTACGGTCCTTCGACCAGTAGGGGGTAAAGACGCCGTTGTCGTTCGCACCGAGTTCCGTATTGCCGACAATCTCTTCCTGCTGGCCGTCGAAGGCCTTGATTTCCTCGCAGAACCAGCTGCCGAAGGCGAAGGGATTCTGGTCGACATTGGCCTTCAGGAGGTTGATTGCGCCCTTGCGGTCGAAGCTATGTTCGGAGTGGCCGCGGCTGATGACGCCGGACATGGTCCGGGCAGCGCTTGCCAGCTCGGCGATGTCGCTTGCGACGCCGTTGGCGATTGCCTTCGCTTCCGAATTTGCCTGATCCATGGTCAGGCCGGAGACGCGGCTTCGGGTTTCCGAAATCAGGATGAAGTTGGAGAGAAAGAGGACGACGGCGATCGCAGCGCCGGTGACGATCAGCAGTTTCGCGGCAATGGAGCGCGAGATGAAATGGAACATGGGGACCTCGAAAGAGACCGGGGGTTCTCGGAACAGCGGGGAGATTTCGGCGCCATCATGGTGCACGCGTGCGTCCGATATCATCTCGGAACACACTCAATGGCTAAGAAGCTATGCGGCAATGTTTAACGGTCGTTGAAGAACCGACCGTTTTTCTTGTTACCCGTGCGGTCTGCCCCTGCCCGGCTTCAAGGTCTAGATTCTGCTTGCGACCTCGGCGGCGAGCGGGATCGAGGGTTGTGCGCCTGCCTTCAGGCAGGCAAGCGAGCCGGCGACCGCAGCGCGGCGAAGCGCTGCTTCGAAATCCAGGCCCTGGTCAAGGCTTGCGGCGATGTAGCCGCAGAAGGTGTCACCGGCACCCACCGTATCGACCGGTGTGATCTCAAGTCCCTTGGTGCGGTAGAATTTGCCGTCGCGCGCGGCGATGACGCCATCGGCGCCAAGCGTGACGATCAGCGTCTGGCTGGTCTCGGAATGAAGGCGCAGCAGGGCCTTTTCACGCTCGTCGGCGCTCATGCCGTCCTGGCCGGCAAGCCGCTCGAACTCGGTTTCATTGGCAACGGCGATATCGGCCATCCGCCCGAGCCGGGCGGCATCCGTTGTCAGGGGCGCGATATTGATGATCGTGGTGATGCCTTTCGTCTTGGCGGAGGTCAGGGCCTGCTCGACGGCCGGAGCCGGAACTTCGAGCTGCAGCATGAGGGTGTCGCCGGCTTTCATG
The window above is part of the Rhizobium sp. ACO-34A genome. Proteins encoded here:
- a CDS encoding nucleoside hydrolase, giving the protein MTERRKIIIDTDPGQDDAAALFLAFASGEELEVLGITTVAGNVPLRLTSRNARIICELCGRTDVPVYEGADRPIERKLVTAEHVHGKTGLDGAELAEPTMTVQPQHAVDFIVETLRREPAGSVTLCTLGPLTNVALALKKAPDIAPRVRELVMMGGGFFEGGNITPAAEFNIYVDPQAVELVFGAGIPIVMMPLDVTHQLLTTKARVARIAAIASRPAQVMVEWLQFFERFDEEKYGSDGGPLHDPTVIAYLLKPELFSGRRCNVEIETQSELTMGMTVVDWWRVSGREPNVQVMRNVDADGFFDLLIERFARL
- a CDS encoding heat-shock protein Hsp20, which translates into the protein MSRTRPPDQALPVGFETVHRTGPRNGRAGEGYPPFNIERLLDPSADTTERLRITLAVAGFSEEELEIIQQGRELLIRGRHADREETIFLFRGIAARQFQRLFLLDEGMDVERAHLRNGLLSIYLIRPERAQEERKINISASV
- a CDS encoding apolipoprotein N-acyltransferase — its product is MERLAGRIMLLWGARRALLAIFAGAIGALALPPVGFFAALFVSFTLLVWLMDGATGNPDKSHSWGLRSAFLTGWLFGFGYFVAGLWWLGSALLVEADEFAWALPLAILGLPAVLAIFYGLATVVARLLWSDGWGRLAALAAGFGLAEWLRGFVATGFPWNAIGYGAMPIPVMMQSAHVIGVLGVTTLAVFVFSAPALIGTRKGIVPGLTIAGLLFAAHLGYGAWRLLLPPDTGSATSLNIRMVQPAIDQAKKIENVERIEIFNEHLALSAKPPAPGKPRPDIIVWPETSIPFILTENPDALARIGDMLQDGQVLITGAVRSEDRGAGHAPRYYNSVYMIDDKGQILAASDKVHLTPFGEYVPYEDILRRVGFDNVISLPGGFSAASSRSPLALPSGVSLYPLICYEVIFPNEWMDDLGKAGVLLNITNDAWFGSTPGPYQHFLQARIRAVETGLPLVRDANNGISAVVDPYGRILSGLTLNSRGVIDSTISVESAADGSRNLIKSNFWYVFLGIALVAMISRAGFVFGKN
- a CDS encoding transcriptional regulator; protein product: MIENKKKPNPIDIHVGSRIRLRRTMLGMSQEKLGESLGITFQQIQKYEKGTNRVGASRLQNISSILNVPVSFFFEDAPGEQSAGPTGMAEASSSNYVVDFLSSSEGLQLNRAFVKISDPKVRRKIVDLVKALAAEADAD
- a CDS encoding chemotaxis protein; the protein is MFHFISRSIAAKLLIVTGAAIAVVLFLSNFILISETRSRVSGLTMDQANSEAKAIANGVASDIAELASAARTMSGVISRGHSEHSFDRKGAINLLKANVDQNPFAFGSWFCEEIKAFDGQQEEIVGNTELGANDNGVFTPYWSKDRNGKIQFSTFKNDYSAEWYALAKASGKGAITAPYMTQDTDIPVAMTSIGYPVFSGDKLIGVTGVDISLSSLSEKLKALRPFETGRVLLVAQAGQWLVAPSDDLMMKPYEGTGADALKAALSSNKSELLSNLQAEGQEGFDRLIYPFAVPGVNTNWAVIIDIPHSATGAAVEAQTFTMILAGLLVLGAVMTALFFAVRTFAQKPLHSLVADVDRLSQGEYNTAVNGQDRADELGLVAKALEGFRHRLADSRTVAAEAERHRNAADDERRRSEQERSETANVQQHVVAVLGTGLSQLSQGNLGYRISDDFPGEYAGLKRDFNAALASLEGTIDAVNASVVNIGSGSGEIADSAADLSKRTEQQAASLEETAAALNELTEQVNASADNANTAATTVNLACQDAEKSGEVVQKAVASMHGIAQSSQEISRIIGVIDEIAFQTNLLALNAGVEAARAGEAGKGFAVVAQEVRELAQRSANAAKEIKTLINTSGAQVKDGVELVGQAGQTLHKIAEQVMQINDLIRQISASASEQASGLKEINSAVNQMDQVTQQNAAMVEETTAASMTLKNESENLKTLVSRFSVSGVQNPVAALQAAVQTMRAPVQRPAASPAPAYKATPRRAASGNAAVAAAADDWQEF
- a CDS encoding tRNA (guanosine(46)-N7)-methyltransferase TrmB translates to MTPTERRSRATEAFFGRRKGKPLRELQVERMTHLLPELRVEPQGPALENLADLFPTQVERLRLEIGFGGGEHLVHRAGENPQTGFIGVEPFVNSMAKLLAEVEAKELRNIRVYDDDATQLLDWLPAASLDQIDLLYPDPWPKKKHWKRRFVSQVNLDRFHRVLKPGGLFCFASDIDTYVNWTLIHCRDHGGFAWTARNRADWITPFAGWPGTRYEAKAKREGRSSAYLTFRKI
- a CDS encoding ribokinase, translating into MITVFGSINMDLIATSPRLPKPGETIGGTSFSTAAGGKGANQALAAQRAGSQVRMVGAVGADQFAEPALHLLKDAGADLSTVKHVTEPTGTALIVVGGDGENMIVVVPGANGTVTTEDALTAVGGMKAGDTLMLQLEVPAPAVEQALTSAKTKGITTIINIAPLTTDAARLGRMADIAVANETEFERLAGQDGMSADEREKALLRLHSETSQTLIVTLGADGVIAARDGKFYRTKGLEITPVDTVGAGDTFCGYIAASLDQGLDFEAALRRAAVAGSLACLKAGAQPSIPLAAEVASRI
- a CDS encoding methionine adenosyltransferase translates to MRANYLFTSESVSEGHPDKVCDRISDEIVDLVYREAAKTGVDPWTVRIACETLATTNRVVIAGEVRLPVSLLKKDKDGSVAKDAYGDPAVNPAKFKAAARKAIKDIGYEQDRFHWKKVKIDVLLHAQSADIAQGVDKAADHGNSEGAGDQGIMFGYACRETPDLMPAPIYYSHKILQLLAAARKKGEGDAGKLGPDAKSQVTVRYVDGKPSEVDSIVLSTQHLDESWDSAKVRSVVEPYIREALGDLKIADDCKWYVNPTGKFVIGGPDGDAGLTGRKIIVDTYGGAAPHGGGAFSGKDTTKVDRSAAYAARYLAKNVVAAGLADRCTIQISYAIGVAQPLSIYVDLHGTGKVTEDAVEAAIRKTMDLSPSGIRRHLDLNRPIYAKTSAYGHFGRKAGRDGSFSWERLDLVKPLKDAIKG